A genomic stretch from Telmatocola sphagniphila includes:
- a CDS encoding beta-ketoacyl-[acyl-carrier-protein] synthase family protein, protein MARRRVVVTGVGMITPIGHTVEETYRNLCEGVSGVDLIKHFDAKTFPTKFAAEVKNYDLGKYVKDVSKYDQSGLNTRFALGSAFQALSDANLIDNHSIDRLDIGVYLGSGEGSHDFHHLVESTGKSVDESMKLNVQNYFHSALQTLKGKREYEMEMHTTAGHLAEEFDLQGPNYTCLTACAASSQAVGEATELIRRGDAKIMLSGGSHSMIHPFGVTGFNLLTALSTHNTDPKKASRPFDLTRDGFVLGEGSGMVVLEELEHAKKRGAPIYGEITGYGTTGDAYRMTDSPPDGRGAVASIRMALKDSGFGLTDIDYINAHGTSTQVNDSSETIAVKTVFGEQAYKIPMSSNKSMHGHLIAATGVVEMISSLMTIRHGVLPPTINYQTPDPECDLDYVPNVARQKPVKNVLSNSFGFGGQNITLIISRFDK, encoded by the coding sequence ATGGCTCGACGTCGGGTAGTGGTGACGGGTGTGGGGATGATTACCCCAATCGGTCATACGGTTGAAGAAACCTATCGCAACCTCTGTGAAGGCGTCAGCGGCGTCGATCTCATTAAGCACTTTGATGCAAAGACTTTTCCAACCAAATTTGCAGCCGAAGTAAAAAATTATGACCTCGGCAAATACGTCAAGGATGTCTCCAAGTACGATCAGTCGGGACTGAATACCCGGTTCGCACTCGGCTCGGCCTTTCAGGCTCTGTCGGATGCCAATTTAATCGACAATCATTCGATCGATCGGTTGGACATCGGCGTTTATCTCGGCTCGGGGGAAGGCAGCCACGATTTTCATCATCTGGTGGAATCGACGGGGAAGTCGGTCGACGAATCGATGAAGCTGAACGTCCAGAACTATTTCCACTCCGCCCTTCAGACTCTGAAGGGGAAGCGCGAATACGAAATGGAAATGCACACCACGGCCGGTCATCTGGCGGAAGAGTTCGATCTGCAAGGTCCGAACTACACCTGCTTGACCGCTTGTGCTGCCAGTAGCCAGGCCGTCGGCGAGGCCACCGAGCTGATCCGTCGTGGCGATGCGAAAATCATGTTGAGCGGGGGTTCCCATTCCATGATCCATCCGTTCGGGGTCACGGGGTTCAACCTGCTCACGGCTCTTTCGACGCACAATACGGATCCCAAGAAGGCCAGCCGACCGTTCGATCTGACCCGGGATGGCTTCGTTTTGGGGGAAGGTTCCGGCATGGTGGTGCTGGAAGAACTCGAGCACGCCAAAAAACGCGGAGCTCCCATCTATGGCGAAATCACCGGATATGGTACGACGGGCGATGCCTATCGCATGACTGATAGCCCGCCGGACGGCCGGGGAGCAGTGGCTAGCATTCGGATGGCATTGAAAGATTCGGGTTTTGGTTTGACTGACATCGACTACATTAATGCTCACGGAACGAGCACTCAGGTAAACGATTCTTCAGAAACTATTGCCGTGAAGACGGTTTTTGGCGAACAAGCTTATAAAATACCGATGAGCAGCAACAAAAGTATGCACGGACATTTAATTGCTGCTACGGGCGTGGTAGAAATGATCTCGAGTTTGATGACGATCCGGCATGGCGTGCTGCCGCCGACGATCAATTATCAGACCCCCGATCCGGAGTGCGATTTGGATTACGTGCCCAATGTGGCCCGGCAGAAGCCGGTGAAAAATGTTCTAAGTAACAGTTTCGGCTTCGGTGGTCAGAACATTACCTTGATCATCAGCCGATTCGATAAGTGA
- a CDS encoding alpha/beta hydrolase: MSLVWLGIIIVFAPPAVAFLLVMAMFYYVKTKFEGKLLRIFQEKPLFIIPRGDRIDRAEQVNIPTQDGGNLCGCYLKSEAPERKGVILFGLEYGSNRWSCLPYCEELLKNGYDVFAFEPRGQGESSAIANYKPLQWLTRYELEDTLLAIEYLQARPDADPNGIGFFGISKGGSAGLMAASQHAYIRCVVTDGAFATVGTMIPYIRKFANIYSNNDMLKDLLPDWFFSMFAKSGVRQLGKVLQVEYMHIEPAMKKLKRPLMMIHGEKDTYIRVSMAEDLYRRAAQPKKFWVVPGAKHNQALNVAGAEYRENVKAFFDYHLAGIEPGSKPVSVDLPDNVSL; the protein is encoded by the coding sequence ATGAGTTTAGTCTGGTTGGGAATCATCATAGTTTTCGCACCACCCGCCGTGGCTTTTTTGCTCGTCATGGCGATGTTCTATTATGTGAAGACCAAATTCGAGGGTAAACTCCTACGCATATTCCAGGAAAAGCCTCTTTTCATCATCCCGCGCGGCGACCGGATTGATCGGGCCGAGCAAGTGAACATTCCCACGCAGGATGGTGGCAACCTCTGTGGATGTTATCTTAAGAGCGAAGCTCCCGAGCGCAAGGGGGTAATTCTTTTTGGTCTGGAATACGGTTCGAATCGCTGGTCCTGCCTGCCCTATTGTGAAGAATTGCTCAAAAATGGGTACGATGTTTTCGCTTTCGAACCGCGCGGCCAGGGCGAAAGCTCTGCCATCGCCAACTACAAGCCGTTGCAATGGCTGACCCGCTATGAACTCGAAGACACCCTGCTCGCCATCGAATATCTCCAGGCCCGGCCCGACGCCGATCCCAACGGCATTGGCTTCTTCGGTATTTCCAAGGGGGGAAGTGCCGGTTTGATGGCCGCTTCCCAGCACGCCTACATCCGTTGTGTTGTCACTGATGGGGCGTTCGCCACCGTCGGGACCATGATTCCCTACATCCGAAAGTTCGCCAACATCTATAGCAACAACGATATGCTTAAGGACCTGCTGCCCGACTGGTTCTTCAGCATGTTCGCCAAGAGCGGCGTTCGTCAGCTCGGCAAAGTGCTGCAAGTCGAATACATGCACATCGAACCGGCCATGAAGAAGCTGAAACGGCCGCTGATGATGATTCATGGCGAGAAGGACACTTATATCCGCGTGTCGATGGCCGAAGACCTCTATCGTCGTGCGGCCCAGCCCAAGAAATTCTGGGTTGTTCCCGGGGCTAAGCACAATCAGGCTCTCAATGTCGCCGGAGCGGAATATCGCGAAAACGTGAAGGCCTTCTTCGACTACCACCTCGCCGGTATCGAGCCGGGCTCCAAGCCGGTCTCGGTCGATTTGCCGGATAACGTGAGCTTGTAG
- a CDS encoding S46 family peptidase produces MTRFAVFTLTLFVGLGGITTMPVYSDEGMWLLNEPPTSILLTKYNFELTPEWLENARLSSIRFNNGGSGSFLSADGLIITNHHIGADALQKLSNKDRNLFRDGFYAKKQSEELKCNDLELNVLQEIVDVTQQVNDAVKPNMSPAEASAARRAAMSAIEKESTEKTKLRSDIVTLYQGGAYHLYRYKKYVDVRLVFAPEENIAHFGGDVDNFEYPRFCLDICFFRAYENDKPAQVKNYFKFNPNGPVENSLVFVTGHPGTTNRLETYDKLIHRRDVTLPINLSRLRMMEATLTQYSEKGPDERRQANNDLRRVANSRKAFSGQYAGLLDPTVLEEKKKQETNFQLRVKLDQGEEELDKFLKAQKRIADIQKEFTKFEKEYSMLERGDAFTSELFTIARHIVRLAEETAKPNSERLREYRDSNLESLKLQLFSPAPIHKDLEIQKLTASLTFFAEVFGRDAPIVQKILGGANPQKRATSIINRCKLFDPEFRKELVSQGVQGLDVTSDDMVQLARMVDADARTFRTLYEEEVEEPERQAFSELAKLRFKAFGKTVAPDATFTLRIAFGTVKGYETDAKENIPFHTTFEGLYSRATKLQNREPFELPKRWLEGKSKLDLKTPFNFVSTADTIGGNSGSPVLNEKGEFIGINFDRNRYGLVRNFLYTDVQARHIAVHSKGILEALKKLYDCQALVDEITR; encoded by the coding sequence ATGACGCGCTTCGCGGTTTTTACTCTGACACTTTTCGTGGGCTTAGGAGGCATCACGACCATGCCGGTTTATTCCGATGAAGGTATGTGGCTTTTGAACGAGCCCCCCACGAGCATTCTTCTGACGAAGTACAATTTTGAACTCACTCCCGAATGGTTGGAGAATGCCCGGCTTTCTTCGATCCGCTTCAACAACGGCGGCAGCGGTAGCTTTCTCTCGGCCGATGGTCTGATTATCACCAACCATCACATCGGGGCCGACGCCCTGCAGAAGTTGAGCAACAAGGACCGCAATCTGTTCCGCGACGGCTTCTACGCTAAAAAGCAGTCGGAGGAATTGAAATGCAACGACCTGGAATTGAACGTTCTGCAGGAAATTGTCGATGTCACTCAACAGGTGAACGATGCGGTGAAGCCGAACATGAGTCCCGCGGAAGCCTCCGCCGCTCGCCGTGCAGCGATGTCGGCGATCGAAAAGGAATCGACCGAAAAGACCAAGCTTCGCAGCGATATCGTCACCTTGTATCAGGGCGGAGCTTATCACCTTTACCGCTACAAGAAGTACGTCGATGTCCGGCTGGTGTTCGCCCCGGAAGAGAACATTGCCCACTTCGGCGGCGATGTCGATAATTTCGAGTACCCGCGGTTCTGCCTCGATATCTGCTTCTTCCGGGCCTATGAAAACGACAAGCCGGCCCAGGTCAAGAATTACTTCAAGTTCAATCCCAACGGACCGGTCGAGAACAGTCTGGTATTCGTCACCGGCCATCCGGGCACGACCAATCGTCTGGAAACCTACGACAAGCTGATTCACCGCCGCGATGTCACCCTGCCCATCAACCTGTCCCGGCTTCGCATGATGGAAGCGACTTTAACCCAGTACAGCGAAAAAGGGCCGGACGAACGACGGCAAGCGAACAACGACTTGCGCCGGGTGGCCAATAGCCGCAAAGCGTTCTCCGGCCAGTATGCGGGTCTGCTCGATCCGACCGTTCTCGAAGAGAAAAAGAAGCAGGAGACCAATTTTCAGCTTCGCGTCAAGTTGGATCAGGGGGAAGAGGAACTCGATAAGTTCCTGAAAGCTCAGAAGCGGATCGCTGATATCCAGAAGGAATTCACAAAATTCGAGAAGGAATACTCGATGCTCGAACGGGGCGATGCATTCACCTCGGAGCTGTTCACTATCGCCCGTCATATCGTGCGGCTGGCGGAGGAAACGGCCAAGCCGAATTCCGAACGCCTGCGCGAGTATCGCGATTCCAACCTGGAATCGCTGAAGCTCCAGCTGTTCTCCCCCGCCCCGATCCACAAGGATCTGGAAATCCAGAAATTGACGGCCTCCTTGACCTTCTTCGCTGAAGTCTTCGGCCGGGATGCCCCGATCGTCCAAAAAATCCTCGGCGGCGCCAATCCGCAGAAGCGCGCCACTTCGATCATCAATCGGTGCAAGCTGTTCGATCCGGAATTCCGCAAAGAGTTGGTCAGTCAGGGAGTTCAGGGTCTGGATGTGACCAGCGACGATATGGTGCAGCTGGCCCGCATGGTCGATGCCGATGCCCGCACCTTCCGCACCCTGTACGAAGAGGAAGTGGAAGAGCCGGAACGGCAGGCTTTCAGCGAACTCGCCAAACTGCGCTTCAAGGCGTTCGGCAAAACGGTCGCGCCCGATGCCACCTTCACACTGCGCATCGCCTTCGGCACTGTTAAAGGTTACGAAACCGACGCGAAAGAGAATATTCCGTTTCATACCACCTTCGAAGGGCTCTATTCGCGAGCCACTAAGCTGCAGAATCGCGAACCGTTCGAACTCCCCAAACGCTGGCTCGAAGGCAAATCCAAGCTCGATCTGAAGACTCCCTTCAATTTTGTCTCCACCGCTGATACCATCGGCGGCAATTCGGGCAGCCCCGTGCTGAACGAAAAAGGAGAGTTCATTGGCATCAACTTCGATCGCAACCGCTACGGTCTGGTTCGCAACTTCCTGTATACCGACGTGCAGGCCCGGCACATCGCCGTGCACTCGAAGGGAATTCTCGAAGCTTTGAAAAAGCTGTACGACTGCCAGGCGCTCGTCGACGAAATTACCCGTTAA
- a CDS encoding NAD-dependent epimerase/dehydratase family protein, producing MSRTPVILITGASGEIGHGLIERLSTSQKKPIVTLDLAPLAPGLSSKVRQHYIGSILDSTLLDRILAEFEIDMIFHLAAVLSTGGEFAPLVAHKVNVEGTLAMLEFAQREGESHGRPVVFLYPSSIAAYGIPNLKAKAEAGRVREEQFNTPTTMYGCNKLYGEHLGIYYAGHYKQLSETPLAGKVDFRGIRFPGLISAITLPSGGTSDFAPEMIHAAAQGKPYACFVRPDTRIPFMAMPDAIEAMIKLALADKSKLSRHVYNIDAFSPTAEDVAAVVRKAFPKAELSTVVDTKRQGIVDTWPAEVDDSTARRDWGFEPRYNFTKAFEEYLIPTIHQRYAE from the coding sequence ATGTCACGAACACCAGTTATTTTAATTACCGGGGCTTCCGGCGAAATTGGCCACGGTTTGATAGAGCGACTTTCAACCAGCCAGAAAAAACCGATTGTCACCCTCGACCTGGCGCCACTCGCCCCCGGGTTGAGTTCGAAAGTCCGGCAGCATTACATCGGGTCGATTCTCGATAGCACACTGCTCGATCGCATCCTGGCCGAATTCGAAATCGATATGATTTTCCACCTGGCGGCCGTGCTTTCCACCGGGGGGGAATTCGCGCCGCTGGTGGCTCATAAGGTCAACGTCGAAGGCACTTTGGCGATGCTGGAATTCGCCCAGCGCGAAGGAGAATCGCACGGCCGCCCCGTAGTGTTTCTTTATCCCTCTTCGATTGCCGCTTACGGCATTCCCAATTTGAAAGCGAAGGCCGAAGCGGGTCGCGTTCGGGAAGAGCAGTTCAACACGCCCACCACCATGTACGGCTGCAATAAGCTCTATGGCGAACATCTGGGGATCTACTACGCCGGGCACTACAAGCAGCTCTCGGAAACTCCGCTGGCAGGTAAGGTCGATTTTCGGGGCATCCGATTTCCCGGTCTGATCTCGGCCATCACCCTTCCTTCGGGTGGTACCTCCGACTTTGCACCGGAGATGATTCACGCGGCGGCGCAGGGCAAGCCCTATGCCTGCTTCGTCCGGCCCGATACTCGCATCCCCTTCATGGCCATGCCCGATGCGATTGAAGCCATGATCAAACTGGCCTTGGCCGATAAATCGAAGCTCTCCCGGCACGTTTACAATATCGATGCGTTCAGCCCGACCGCCGAGGATGTCGCAGCCGTGGTTCGCAAGGCTTTTCCCAAAGCGGAACTGTCGACGGTCGTCGATACCAAACGACAGGGCATCGTCGATACCTGGCCAGCCGAGGTTGATGATTCAACGGCCCGACGCGACTGGGGTTTCGAACCGCGTTACAATTTCACCAAAGCTTTTGAAGAATATTTGATTCCGACCATTCACCAGCGTTATGCTGAGTGA
- a CDS encoding ankyrin repeat domain-containing protein yields MDDLNRRAFLAAGAAAVTIPSLANAGEERDYPAPKYTPKRAKPSLKPQLVEDFVLFGHYDLEMVKKLLEKEPKLLNAAMDWGAGDWETALGGASHLGNHEIAEFLLSKGARIDIFAATSLGMLDVVKSMITIYPALIDAKGPHGIDLYMHARMGKDRAKLVLAYLQSVKPEPPKPEKKKEEPAKKPI; encoded by the coding sequence ATGGATGATCTGAATCGCCGGGCGTTTCTGGCCGCGGGAGCGGCCGCCGTGACGATACCGAGTCTGGCAAACGCGGGCGAGGAACGCGATTATCCGGCTCCCAAGTATACTCCCAAGCGCGCTAAGCCGAGTTTGAAGCCGCAGCTCGTGGAAGATTTCGTGCTCTTTGGTCACTATGACCTGGAGATGGTGAAGAAGCTCCTGGAAAAAGAGCCGAAGTTGCTCAACGCCGCCATGGACTGGGGAGCTGGCGACTGGGAAACGGCCCTGGGTGGGGCTTCGCATCTGGGCAATCACGAAATCGCCGAATTTCTGCTCTCCAAAGGAGCCCGAATCGATATTTTCGCGGCCACTTCTTTAGGTATGCTGGATGTTGTGAAAAGTATGATCACAATTTATCCAGCGCTCATTGATGCCAAGGGGCCGCATGGCATCGATCTTTATATGCATGCCCGCATGGGTAAGGACCGGGCCAAGCTGGTGCTGGCATACTTGCAAAGCGTGAAACCGGAACCCCCAAAACCCGAAAAGAAAAAGGAAGAACCGGCCAAAAAGCCTATCTAA
- a CDS encoding Rrf2 family transcriptional regulator produces MQLTQFSDYSLRTTLYLMAHPERLVAVEEISKAYSISRHHLVKVVQRLVELEFIVALRGRNGGMRLAKKPEEINVGQMVRGTEPNFNLVECFDEVHNTCPISSVCGLKGALYQAREAFLKVLDSYSLADFQSNSSQLIPLWELRLRDSEKVVV; encoded by the coding sequence GTGCAACTCACTCAGTTTTCGGACTATTCCCTTCGGACAACGCTGTATTTGATGGCTCACCCGGAACGTCTGGTTGCCGTGGAGGAGATCAGCAAGGCGTATTCCATCTCTCGCCATCATCTGGTGAAAGTGGTTCAACGGCTGGTCGAACTAGAATTTATTGTGGCTCTGCGTGGTCGCAACGGCGGCATGCGGTTGGCCAAAAAGCCGGAGGAGATTAATGTAGGTCAGATGGTGCGAGGCACCGAGCCGAATTTCAATCTCGTGGAATGCTTCGATGAGGTGCACAATACCTGTCCTATTTCATCGGTCTGCGGATTGAAAGGGGCGCTCTATCAGGCGAGGGAAGCATTTCTGAAGGTGCTGGATAGCTACTCTCTGGCCGACTTCCAGAGTAACTCGTCGCAGTTGATCCCGTTGTGGGAACTCCGACTGCGGGATTCGGAGAAGGTGGTGGTGTAG
- a CDS encoding DUF1559 domain-containing protein: MPKSGLTNFPTRKGYTLVEVLVVIAIMALLIGLLLPAVQKVRAAVARSSCANNLRQLGLALHNHQAAFEIFPPRSPIFNGTEGSPFTYEGVGWTTFLLPYIERDDLWKQTEIAYSQNSHPWSAPHENLRRSLVRVYACPADGRISRLQTNKRGQEGAYTSYVGMTGYTDDFFSGMFGRRRGVRPTQITDGLSNTVAIGERPPPASFSMGWWYTTNQHDNLQAATDFEAPADTGIPPGQSLCGGLETNWPGLGIVINYSFSPGTFENECDKYHYWSLHEGGANFLFVDGSTKFLTYAARFQLRYLATIAAGDSFTFD; encoded by the coding sequence ATGCCTAAATCTGGGTTGACGAATTTTCCAACTCGAAAAGGATATACTCTGGTTGAAGTACTGGTGGTTATAGCCATTATGGCGTTGTTGATTGGGCTTCTTCTGCCCGCGGTACAGAAAGTCCGCGCGGCCGTTGCCCGTTCGAGCTGCGCCAACAATCTGCGTCAATTGGGACTGGCCCTCCATAATCATCAGGCCGCGTTCGAAATATTTCCCCCCCGCTCTCCGATTTTTAACGGAACGGAAGGATCTCCCTTTACATACGAGGGCGTGGGATGGACGACATTCCTGCTACCTTACATAGAACGAGACGACCTCTGGAAACAGACGGAAATTGCCTATTCCCAGAACAGCCACCCCTGGAGTGCTCCTCACGAAAACCTTCGGCGATCTTTGGTTCGCGTTTATGCTTGTCCAGCCGATGGTCGGATAAGTCGTTTGCAGACGAATAAACGTGGCCAGGAAGGGGCCTATACCTCTTACGTGGGTATGACTGGCTACACCGACGATTTTTTTTCGGGTATGTTCGGGAGAAGGCGAGGGGTCAGGCCCACGCAAATAACGGACGGGCTCAGTAACACGGTTGCAATCGGCGAGCGACCGCCTCCGGCTTCCTTCAGTATGGGTTGGTGGTATACCACGAATCAACACGACAATCTTCAAGCGGCCACCGATTTTGAAGCTCCAGCGGACACCGGCATACCCCCCGGCCAAAGCCTTTGCGGCGGTCTGGAAACCAACTGGCCCGGACTGGGAATCGTCATCAACTACTCCTTTTCGCCGGGGACTTTCGAAAACGAATGCGATAAATACCACTATTGGAGTTTGCACGAAGGAGGTGCCAATTTCTTATTTGTTGATGGCTCGACGAAATTCTTAACTTACGCGGCCAGATTTCAACTTCGCTATCTGGCGACCATCGCAGCAGGTGATTCCTTCACATTTGACTAA
- a CDS encoding SGNH/GDSL hydrolase family protein codes for MTRYMLLAMCLLSVPSVPWVAAEEVAVKTGDKIAFLGDSISEAGAGHPGGYVQLVISGLKANQIQVEMIPAGISGHKSNDMLARLERDVLSKKPTWMTLSCGVNDVWHGANGVPLPAYQKNITEIVDKAQAAGIKVMILTSTLIGEDAANANNKKLDQYNAFLHELAKEKKCLIADLNADMKAAIKPAPSGKKPIDRQLTSDGVHMGPLGDRLMAVGILKGFGLNSDQLKKANDYWLDVKDLARVDANRALTLRQYEKLSALAHSRGQSVSALVHDALLKAIDDLLATSP; via the coding sequence ATGACACGTTACATGCTTTTAGCGATGTGCCTGCTGTCTGTTCCCTCGGTTCCCTGGGTTGCTGCTGAGGAAGTGGCCGTCAAAACGGGCGACAAGATCGCATTTCTGGGAGATTCGATTTCCGAGGCCGGGGCGGGACATCCCGGCGGTTACGTGCAACTGGTGATCAGCGGTTTGAAGGCCAATCAGATCCAGGTGGAAATGATTCCCGCCGGGATCAGCGGTCATAAATCGAACGACATGCTCGCTCGGCTCGAACGGGATGTACTCAGTAAAAAACCGACCTGGATGACTCTCAGCTGTGGCGTCAACGATGTTTGGCACGGCGCTAATGGCGTTCCCCTGCCCGCTTACCAGAAAAATATCACCGAGATCGTCGACAAAGCGCAGGCGGCCGGAATCAAGGTAATGATCCTCACGTCCACCCTGATCGGGGAAGACGCCGCGAATGCCAACAACAAAAAATTGGACCAGTACAACGCCTTTCTTCATGAGTTGGCCAAGGAGAAAAAATGCCTGATCGCCGATTTGAACGCCGACATGAAGGCCGCTATCAAACCTGCCCCCTCGGGCAAAAAGCCGATTGACCGGCAGTTGACCTCGGACGGCGTCCACATGGGACCCTTGGGCGACCGCCTGATGGCCGTGGGGATCTTAAAAGGTTTCGGCTTGAATTCGGATCAGCTGAAGAAAGCCAACGATTACTGGCTCGACGTGAAGGACCTGGCACGAGTCGACGCGAATCGAGCGTTGACCTTGCGCCAGTACGAAAAGCTGTCGGCACTTGCTCACAGCCGGGGTCAGTCGGTCTCGGCGCTCGTTCATGACGCGCTACTTAAAGCGATTGACGATCTACTGGCTACTTCGCCGTGA